The window AAACATCTGCTGTATAATATAGCATAAAAGCCTGTTAATAAAACTCAGCAACATACATTTACACTATCAGCTGCTGTCTCcctcttactgtacatatttttttttcacagcccTAACTTTCACATGAGATTATTTACTCAATAAGATTTTCTTGCTCAAACATGCTTTTGTAGTTCAGTGCACAAATTCTTTCAAGGATTTAGGTCAGGGCTTTGTGATAGCCACTCCACCCTTTCCACCAAGACATTTTGTTATAGCTTCTGAGGTATGCTTATAATAATGGCCCTGCTGAATCACCGACTTGTAAGCAGGATTTGAATTTCGGGCTGATGTCTTAAGTTGTTACTTCAGCTCTTCTTGATGTGCCAGTGCCTTGAAAAGCTAAATACTTGCACAACATggtgctgccaccaccatgctttactgttggaATGTTGTTCATTGGATTAAAAACCTTAACCGTTATTGCAACATACATACTGCAGTCCTGAATGTTATGGCCAGACAAATAATTTGACAATGAAACACTGGCTGATGATTTGAAAACCGTGCTCTGGCTTTTTTATTGAATGTGTATTGGGGCTTCATAAAGGTTGTACCTTTTTTAGTGTCTGATGCTTCCAAACCCATTGTCATCTTGGGGTTGAGTTCAACATTTTGTTCCAAAATTTGATTATTTCATTGCATTAATTTGTTCCTCTTTCCGAGTGTCTGTGGCCCACTTTTATATTTGTAAAGAAattaggctccaggacccccgtaaccctaaatacaggattaagcggtatagacgatgagtgagtgagagtgagtggcCTAAGGAGAAGTGGACTTGATGCTCACTTTTTTCAAAAGGACCCTATAGCAGTGACATCTCAGTTAACTCCCGATTATTACCAGAAGTTTCTAAAGATCACTGTAAAAAACTGAGATTAGATATCTTTAGCCTATGTGTATGAGGAAGCAGGGGCATAGTCAAGTGTCACCTGCGGACAAAGATAAGGAGAATCTGGCAGGTAAAACATGATTCTTGCAATGGGGGACAATTTACCAAGACTATTTAAgtgtctgtttttctttattggcagaaaagagagaaagacctGTGGGTTTAGAGTGCTAAgcatttatatgtgtgtgtttgtctgcctgtttgtgtgtgtgtgtgtgtgtgtgtgtgtgtgtgtgtgtgtgtgtgtgtgtgtgtgtgtgtgtctctactAAAAAGCAGAACTTAATTAAAATTACCCAGCAAAGTCTGCTCCCAGACCTTCATTCCCAAATGTCCCAAAAGGTGCTAcagtgtacatttacatttacggcaTTTATGGTCAGACATgcttatccaaagcaacttaaTGTATTTCATTTATACAACTGAGCAGATAAGTggcctaaccactgagctaccactgctaCCACAATTGAAAGTTTTGGTCAACTATTTGCTATTGTGTTCATACTTCGGTTTtagtgatgtttttattttgttaattaaaacaaaaatgttacatttttccaTTGGTGAGACAATAAAAACAGATCCTGTATTAGTACAGTACAGAGAAAATTATTAGTTGTAACAATCAAAAAATTTTggattaaacactttaaatttgTGACAGAATAAACCATATTAAATACTATAATTAGCTACAACATTCTAAGTttatcattcaagcattaatataattaagttaTTTATCACAGTGCACAGTATTTGTTCTGTAATGCTACATTTGTTTGCTAGTACAGTTTTAGGATTAAGCAtgattgtattttgttttacacacacacacacacacacacacatgtacgtaTGTGGTGTAAAAAATACATCTTATCTAATGGAAAAAAGTACATACAATAATCTTGtcagttttatattaaattatggtATTTATACTAGTATAAATATAGCACATTCATTTGTCTTCAGTAACCTCTTTATCCCGCTCCTATGGAACtccaaaaatgacattttgaaataaaaacagctgaaataaaaaaaacaccctgcaataatctctgttattgggaaaaataatgacaatgaaatattatttcataataataataagtacatTTATATAGCAGaatgcaatatatttcacaataataaacttattttcaaaatgggttccattatttcacaatatcattctcatattacatatctgtgtcttatttattcatagagttatttatttcatcatgtcctatttatttatttaattctgaaCACTTTGGATTTCCATACTGGTCAGGGTCAAAATCTCGCACAGGAACGAATTTGTATTAAATCATCTTTCAGGTCtgaccagcagggggcagtaatGAAAACTGGTAAGGCACACATATCTTGGCTACTCTTATTTTCTCTGTGATTATTTGACACACATTTCTTGACTACTCTAGACATTTCTGTGATATTTGCCTCCAAATAACCTTATTATTTGCCCACCGTAACCTTATTTTGTACTGATCATGCAGAAAGAAAACTGTACTcatatactacagtataattCAGATTTCTCAGAGTGAGAAATGGAATAATGGAatataataaaagaagaaaaaaccttTGAGTGATGATTTACAAGACAGTGCAACAAAGACaagtcttactttttttttttgaggtaaCCGTTTCCGCTCTATTTGGAGTTACACTGGGAGACATCAGCATGTTTGTTTCTGATTCTTGCTTAACGTTTTGTCCAGTCATTGCTCTCTGCAACAAGGCtggtgatttttctttttttctatctgATGAGAAATACTCAACCACttcacatttatatttaggaCCCGATGCCTCATTACATTCTGCCTTTACAATTCTAGTTGCAGATATATCTTTGTccactgtgtgttctgtgttATCTGTTCTGTGTGGTAGATTTAGTTTAGATCCTACTAAATCTACGACTACTAGAGGCTCTTCAGAAATGATACCTGACACATTGGGCAGCTCTTGCAAAGGGACAGCTATAGTATCGTCATGTGGCCCCTCTTCAAAACTAAGAGTCTTTAATGCAACGTCGGAAGTTGTTTGCTCTGTGCTTCTCTCTGACTGAGATTCACAGGATGTGTCTTCGAGATCAGACTTCTTAGCCACAACAATGTTCAGTACCATAGATTCACCAAAATCTAGTTCCTCTTCTTCGTCCAGGATAAGGACCTCTGCCACCTTCAGAACTGCTGCATCACCTTCATGACCGAAGCTTGAATCTGTATGAGTCTGTGTCAAGTCCAGTCCTTCCTCTGGACCACAGTTCACCATCTCCCATTCATCCTCCTCTACCTCAATGCCACCTTCTGGCATCATTAACTCTGTTTTTCTACCAGCTAAATATTCATCGGCCTTATTTGGTGTCACATTGGGCTGTAATGAGAGGTGGGGTAGAGCCACTGCTAAATGATGAACTGCTGGCTCTTCTGTCTTtacctctctcttttcctctgtaTGCTCATGTGATGCTTGTGACAGCAGGTCTCTCTTCACTTCTACCTCCAACACCTCAAGCACTGCAATGATAGAGTCAAATCCTTACAGAGGAACTATAAGTATAATGTAGAACTAATTACATAGTGACACTGTTTGAGTGCAGATGGGTTTGATTTTTTTGGAACTGTATGAACCAAATCAGCCACAACATTGATACCAGGTGAATTGAAAAAAGGTAATTATCAATTCGAAACCAGAAATCTAGGCCCCCCAAAGCTAATCCATGTGGGACCAAAGGCTAGCTTGTCTGGTCTAGTCACACATAATGTAGCACAGATTGGTGAAAAAGTCAGTGCTGGCCATAACAGAAATGCACCAGAATACCCAGTGCATCAGTTTATATGGGGCATAGCGGGCAAAGAtgtcaaggttgttgatctggcttccaaattccccagatttcAATCTGCCGGAGCAACAAACAAGGCAGATCCACGGAGGCCCCATCCTGCCATGCACAGCACCCTAAGGATGTTGTGCCagtgtcctggtgccagacatcaCAGCAAACCACCAGAGGTCTTGTCAAATCTTGCCCCTGGGGGACCAGAGCTACGCCAGCGGTACAATGGGAACCCACATAATATTGGgtttaatgttttgcattttaattttatggctgatcagtgtataacgTTTCGGTTTATTTTCAGCAACGTTTTAAAAAGCAGATGACCTAATGAGCACTTATTGAACAAGGGATGCTACATGCATAGGGTGTGATGGAAGATCATGAAAATATGGTGTTGATTAATTGCTAAACTAAATGATTGtgaaaattgtaacaaaagtgTATTACATATTGAGATTATAATTTAGTGCCCATAAATAGGTAGAAGCCTTCCAATGGATAATTACTACAGTGAGTAATATGATTTAGCTGGCTACAAGTTGGAAGCACAGTGGCTTCATAGtggccaggtttgatttccacctcgggtctgtgtgcatggagtttgcatgttctcttagAACCACCCTGCttacccacagtccaaagacatgcagattaggctaactgtcattcccaaattgcccaaagtgtgtgaataagcatgtatgttcttgtgtatatatgtgttccctgcaatggattggcaccccaatGGGTATATCCTGCCttctgccctaagtctcctgttaTAGGTTTTAGGccccttgtatacaggataaagcggtacagatgTGAGAGTGGCTACAGGTTATTTAACCCTTActaatgcagtgagtagcttctcatttcttaaataacaatatcaAAAGACATATCTTGTGGTCATGGCCAAAGATTTttctctgtttcagaagggtaaAATTATTGGCCTatatcaagaaaagaaaagaaaaaaacccttttAGAAAATTCTACTTCAAGCAGATGTACAGTTAACTTAGTGGTCCGGGCATGCACAAGTCAGGAAGCAGACTCtccaaaggaaaaaacaaaaaaagacacaaaagctaaacattttcattctttcatttaaaatcaccACTGCTTATATTAAGTTAGAAATGTAACTGCACACCCTCTGTGCTTTATCTAAATTTAACAGTTTTGCATTAACAAAATGTACTTGGTAAAGTCAGAATAAGGgtatcatttaaatgtaattctgtCCTCAAAGATTAGTGGCAGCAgctggctcacacacacacacacacacgcacacgcacgcagaATGTAGAATGCTAGACATTTGAAATAACTACACATTTTTCCACCAAACCCCCCATGCGAACTGCCCAGCTATTCAGCCATGAGGTCTTTGTATGGTATTTGTGCCCACCTCTCAAATTTTAAAAGTATGTAAcaacattacataaaaaaagaagagaagaatagaaaatattaatgGTGTGGTACTAACCgtttctcttctcctcttccAGGTaggcctagagagagagagagagagagagagagcacatttacaaatataattaatagGACTATCCTACAGCTATCAATTACCTGAGCACtgtacattaattatttttacacacatgcacatacagtacatgcacgtAGACAGTGTGAAGTGTGGTTATAATTCAGACAGTTATCTTGCCAGCAGTGCAAACTTACAAGTGTGTGGTGTTTGTTAGTGGATGATGATGCaatatgcattttaataaagtaatatGTTCTAATGATGCTGAACTACTTTTTCCTTTGTGCTATAACAGCATAGTAATAATACACTAGGCGTGTTGCAGTATTCTTTATGTGCTGAATAAGTGCTAGTGAAATGATGCATACAAATTCATACCACAGACATTTAACAACAAGATGACTGGTGCAATGGCGTGTAACATTTCATGGCTCACTGGTGACACAGGACTGAAATAATTGTTAAGCAGATACGTTGCGATTTTTCCACCTACCTCGACAGGCTTCTCTATGTTGTCTGCAGAATGAATTAAAGGCTCATTCTCCCCAATCTGTGATGTTTCTTTATCCATGTTCTTAGTTTGGTCTACTTcttttttcatctctctctctgagctgtgtgttttaacacaacagtttataacatttttattcttcACGTGTTGAAtaattatacagtttatatcGTATATGAATTATATTTGAACACATagacagcaaataaaaaaaaatctgcagtttTAGGGGATTGAAGAATTGCAAACTGATAGATTATGTTTTGTAAATCATTTGTTTGAGTCacaagtgtacagtacatgtgttgGCCTGCACATGTGTTTGTTGTAATTCAAGTACACAATACATCATCAACAATATATTGATCGTACCCATTTTCACTGCAAATaatgctgcctactgttacatttaGAGAGGATACTGTGACATGTTTTTAGTATGATGTAAAAGTTGATGATCCAGCCTGTCGTTACACTCGGTGAGATATGCCTGTGACATGTCCAAAGTGTGACACAAAAGTTGATAGTTGCCTGTTACACACCCACAGCATGACATAAAAAGTGATAATTGCCTGAGACTACCTGTGCAAACACCACCGCACACTTATGGACCGCACGCCAAACGCTGACTAAACAAACAGAATTACTGTCTCTTCATGCGAATTCCCAGctaatgcccaaaccccagccactggatgtggTGCTGgttccaagcccggataaaatggaaagTTTCGtcaagaagggcatccggcgtaaaacctgtgccaaactgTTGTGAGGATCAGTTGGTCCGCTGTGACGACCGCTCAACGGGAGCAACCGAAAGACATCAACATCTGATAGTGTTGACACAATCAGATGTTTGTCAACACTGTCAATTAggaattttttacatttcataacattaaggaaaatttaattaataggATTACTACTTACCGGTTTTTAGATAAAAAGCaagaatggattttttttttttttgccttaataGTAAGTGATATTGTAATGAGTTGTTGCACACAAAATCTGTGTATTTTACAAAGATTGTTGAAGATCATGAGAAACCTCATTAACTATAAACAACTTTAGTTTACAGTATCAATCAGccctcattttcttctctcaaTGTTGACTTCTGTTATGTAATGCGTTTGCTATATGTTATAGTTGGCCTATATTTAAAGGTCCTAAAAGGATGTGTAGcccacaatattttttttattacattttttgttataAACTATGGTGGAGTTTATCgtgttttgctgtcaaactgttcatttacacaactgtgtgtaaatttttaattaatttaatttttttctcaaaacatTTCAATATTATTAACAATTATGTAATTACAATTACACCCATTTGTTCCGACTGCAAAAAATACGAAAGTGCTTTCAAAACAAAAGGACCCTATTATGTTATAATTGCCTGACAAtatatgtaaaatgtattttaaaaccataataaataaaatgatatttgtcaattattattattatctatataaataaaagaaaggtattGACTGTACATTGGTCAGTACTTACtcaatttctgtctgtatgtctgtctgttctTCAGGCAGACTACGTCACAGCATCTAACGGTTGTTTTTACTCATTCAGTTTTGCCCTaatgtgggcgtggctatacgcgtcactcaacagagccaatcaattcAGTGCGTT of the Clarias gariepinus isolate MV-2021 ecotype Netherlands chromosome 16, CGAR_prim_01v2, whole genome shotgun sequence genome contains:
- the LOC128544186 gene encoding paralemmin-1-like codes for the protein MDETERYQQRVQAIAEKRRIKEEEENVRRKTEEERLKLAQHKRTVLRKQWLMDPTPSSAEDPKLQSAILTSQTNSEREMKKEVDQTKNMDKETSQIGENEPLIHSADNIEKPVEAYLEEEKRNVLEVLEVEVKRDLLSQASHEHTEEKREVKTEEPAVHHLAVALPHLSLQPNVTPNKADEYLAGRKTELMMPEGGIEVEEDEWEMVNCGPEEGLDLTQTHTDSSFGHEGDAAVLKVAEVLILDEEEELDFGESMVLNIVVAKKSDLEDTSCESQSERSTEQTTSDVALKTLSFEEGPHDDTIAVPLQELPNVSGIISEEPLVVVDLVGSKLNLPHRTDNTEHTVDKDISATRIVKAECNEASGPKYKCEVVEYFSSDRKKEKSPALLQRAMTGQNVKQESETNMLMSPSVTPNRAETVTSKKKSKTCLCCTVL